The nucleotide window aaatttaaaaaacaccCATTTCTAAATGCAACTTGCGTTTTGgactaaaaaacaaaaacaaaaaattaaaaaagttgaAACTTTATAAATGTAGCCTACACTTTAgttgcacaaaaaaattaaaaaatatgataaagatAAAACAGCCTACATTTTGATTGATACTTATAGACAAATACTTGATATACGTCTATTTCATTGCATTACACGGTAATTATtttcatttgaaaaaaaatcagcCAACTAAAAATGAGGATATTTCTAAAATATAAATCTCGAAATTTCTTTTTCCCCGACAGTAACGTACAACTGAACACAAAAATTGAAAGCAAATAAAAGTGAGCGAAGGGAACGACTGTCGCAGTCTTGCAGACGCCAAATTAAAGGCTACGTTGCTGCatcttatataaataaataataatatacgagaaataataaaaaattaaatagtttaGAATTATGAAATTACAGCAAATACAAAAGAAAGGTTCAATTTGTGATTCATGAAGAATTGAAGCTCTCTATTCTTGATATGTTATTGTGTAGAATACTACTATAGCTTAGTGTATATATAGTTTTAATCATGTTGACATAATGACATGTATATATAATAGAGGCTTAGATACATGGCCGGAGATTATTAACCGCATGAATTTTCATTACTATAAGAAACCTTAGCTTAGCTTGTATGTGTAGCTATTATATCTTCTTACAAGGAACAATAATGTAACGCACGATGGTGTTGGTACTTCAATTATTCTTTGTATGCAAAGACAAATAtatagattatatatataatgttataCTGATATGTCCATATCAAAGGTCAGTGCACGCACGTAGCAACAgaaacattaattaattaattaaacatcAAGGTATATATATGAGACAGCATGCACATACATTATTTTACAgaaggtgatgatgatgatgatgaggccaAGATTGAATTCCAAGAGGAGCATCGTCGAGTATGTGCAGCATAGAAGCCGAAGAAGAAGACATCATCATCATGTCCCTTATTATTTCagaattgttattattattattagtaggaGTAGGTGAAGGTCCTCCTGATGAGAATGCTATCAAGCCAGCAGCAGCAGCATCCATTATCTCAACACTACTAGCAGTATTATTAGCCTtgcagttattattattattattaccacTGTCCATCCAATGCAATAAGTTGGGATCATCTTCTAGAAGCTGTTGGTATTGGAAGAATGATGGAGAAGGAGGcactgtttttgttaatttagtAGACTTATTGAGCTTAAGCAAGTGTTGGGAGGAAGGTGGTGGTGGAGGGTAATGGTTGCTGTTAATTGTTGATGATTTGGTTTTAGTGGTTTCTTCAGGGATTGGGAAAGGATGAAGCAATGGCGAGAGGAGGttttgattatgattatgagaGTGGGAGATATGGTCATTGAACAGTGATGATGGATCGTGTTGTTGATGATGAAGTAGCAGAGGAGCAGGAGTAGTAGTAGGAGTTCTCTTTTCCCCACTTTTATGAAATATTCTGCATATTACCCACTCATCCTGCATCTCTCAAACAAGGCAACAAgctgattaattaattaagatggCTCTCTAGGAATTCACATGTGGGAATGAATAGTAGGTAGAAAAGATGGATTGGATCACATCAAGACAAGAGAAAGAAGAGCAGAGAGTAAAAAGGGTCAAGTTTAGGAACAGGAAATGATTCATTAGTCAACCCAAAAGTGAAGACATAACTTGATTCACACGGTACACAGAAGCCAATGTAAGAGTGATGTACCTTAGAGAGGGAAGGAGAGCTGTGAGGGTCCAACCGGAACTCATGCATTACCCATTTAGTCTTCTGACCGCGGGGGGCCCTCCCTTTGTAGAACACCAACGTCTTCTTCATCCCAACAAGGCCACCGCCGCCGTATACTTGCTTGTCCTTGCCGGTAGCCTTCCAGTACCCAGCAGCGGTTGCTCTGTTAGTTCTGAGGCCCGTTGGGTATTTTCTGTCTCTCACACTGTACAGATACCACTCTCTCTCCCCCATCTTTGCCACTTCTGTCGTACATGCCATTTCATCCACCAACATCACAttcacattttttcttttttaaacaaAGAAACAGCCAAGCTTATTACGAttgaagaataaattaaattaaattcagacCTGGAAGTTCCCATGGCTCGCATCGATTGAGATCAACCTCCACAAAGTTGAcatgagtagtagtagtagtagtattgAAGACCTTGGAAGCCAAATAGAAGGTAATGAGTTCTTGATCAGTTGGGTGAAACCTGAAACCGGGTGGCAAACCTTGAGCGTTTCTCTTTTCATGATCACTCAGCTCACACGCTAGCTCTTCCATTGatagcatcatcatcatcatcatctatgTATCACACAGTAACCATTAACCATGCAcctcatacatatatatatataatgaggTACCTGCCTCTTCTGAAAACGAGGGAACTGAAGGAGGAGGAACATGTAtccattatttatataattatttagttattttgtcGTATACTATCATCACTTCAAAACACatacaataaatcaataatactGTTTTGCACACATTATATTTTGGTTTACCAAACTTACTTATTtatacattaattaagaaacaaATATTATACGTACCTTTGACattataactttaattttagaatatatTCTACAAAGCGAAGTTCTAATAAAATCCCTGTCAAAAAAAATGTTCTAAGATAATCATTTCAAATAGACATTATTAAGAGTGAAATGTttgtttttacacttaaatcAAGAATTAAGgaaattcattaaataaattcctgaaaaaaaaaaacgaacgGATAATTTCGAAGGTAATTTGAGGAGAAAGCCAagaagggttgcattaaatgCGTGGTTGGTTGCAGAATTTAATTCAGAGTCTGAG belongs to Arachis duranensis cultivar V14167 chromosome 8, aradu.V14167.gnm2.J7QH, whole genome shotgun sequence and includes:
- the LOC110274303 gene encoding protein CUP-SHAPED COTYLEDON 3 produces the protein MMLSMEELACELSDHEKRNAQGLPPGFRFHPTDQELITFYLASKVFNTTTTTTHVNFVEVDLNRCEPWELPEVAKMGEREWYLYSVRDRKYPTGLRTNRATAAGYWKATGKDKQVYGGGGLVGMKKTLVFYKGRAPRGQKTKWVMHEFRLDPHSSPSLSKDEWVICRIFHKSGEKRTPTTTPAPLLLHHQQHDPSSLFNDHISHSHNHNQNLLSPLLHPFPIPEETTKTKSSTINSNHYPPPPPSSQHLLKLNKSTKLTKTVPPSPSFFQYQQLLEDDPNLLHWMDSGNNNNNNCKANNTASSVEIMDAAAAGLIAFSSGGPSPTPTNNNNNNSEIIRDMMMMSSSSASMLHILDDAPLGIQSWPHHHHHHLL